The following are encoded in a window of Elusimicrobiota bacterium genomic DNA:
- a CDS encoding methyltransferase domain-containing protein: MIQTEKIEECILCGNKGKVLYKNLEDRLFGAPGKYGFLKCLKCNLIWLNPCAIKEDIPKCYLNYFTHSLPEDSPQFNKKRFLAPLRDLIRNLILSETMGYRQFKINKWWAPLLGKILSRIPILRFGAGFGRGVLFPPFIGEGRLLEVGCGNGGYLKFMQNLGWKVLGIDIDAEALKIAKEKFNLSVILGSLEEIKFPENSFDIIATFHVIEHIPNPITFLKECYRILKPKGRLIISTPNAESLAHKIFKENCRILEPPRHFYLYSLFHLKKLLKNFGFKILHLSTTSNIANFIYQSSIQIKKFGKVDLNRKFNHSAFLFEKLEMILLIFFKNIGEEIRIIATKNYKVF, translated from the coding sequence ATGATTCAAACTGAAAAAATTGAAGAGTGTATTTTATGTGGAAACAAAGGTAAAGTTTTATATAAAAATTTGGAAGATCGCCTTTTTGGAGCACCAGGTAAATATGGATTTTTAAAATGTCTAAAATGTAATCTCATTTGGCTTAATCCTTGTGCTATTAAAGAGGATATACCAAAATGTTATTTAAATTATTTTACACATAGTTTACCTGAAGATTCACCTCAATTTAACAAAAAAAGATTCTTAGCTCCATTAAGAGATCTCATACGAAATTTGATACTTAGTGAAACTATGGGATACAGGCAATTTAAAATTAATAAATGGTGGGCACCTTTATTAGGCAAAATTTTAAGTAGAATTCCAATTCTCCGCTTTGGGGCAGGATTTGGTCGGGGAGTTCTTTTCCCTCCTTTTATTGGAGAAGGGAGACTTTTAGAAGTAGGATGTGGAAATGGTGGATACTTGAAATTTATGCAAAATTTGGGTTGGAAAGTTTTAGGAATTGACATAGATGCAGAAGCTTTAAAAATAGCTAAAGAAAAATTTAATCTTTCTGTAATTTTAGGTTCTTTAGAAGAGATTAAATTCCCGGAGAATTCTTTTGACATAATTGCAACTTTTCACGTTATAGAGCATATTCCTAATCCAATCACATTTTTAAAAGAATGTTACAGAATTTTAAAACCAAAGGGAAGATTGATTATTTCAACTCCAAATGCAGAAAGTTTAGCTCATAAAATATTTAAGGAAAACTGTAGAATTTTAGAGCCCCCTCGACACTTTTATTTATATTCTCTTTTTCATTTAAAGAAACTTTTGAAAAATTTTGGTTTTAAAATATTACATCTTTCAACCACTTCAAATATAGCTAATTTTATTTACCAAAGTAGTATCCAAATTAAAAAATTTGGGAAAGTGGATTTAAATCGAAAATTTAACCACTCTGCTTTTTTATTTGAAAAACTTGAAATGATTCTGTTAATTTTTTTTAAAAATATTGGAGAGGAAATCCGGATAATTGCAACTAAAAATTATAAAGTTTTTTAA
- a CDS encoding glycosyltransferase yields LPIIATDCPSGPSEILENGKCGILVQRGDYITLANEILHVLQDEEFNKKLRNNALIRVRDFEYKKVFEGFNNFIINL; encoded by the coding sequence TTTGCCAATAATTGCTACAGATTGTCCAAGTGGTCCATCAGAAATTCTTGAAAATGGGAAATGTGGGATTTTGGTTCAAAGAGGGGATTATATAACCCTCGCCAATGAAATCTTGCATGTTCTTCAGGACGAAGAATTTAATAAAAAATTGAGAAATAATGCTTTAATAAGAGTAAGAGATTTTGAATATAAAAAGGTTTTTGAGGGGTTTAATAATTTTATAATAAACCTTTAG
- a CDS encoding glycosyltransferase family 2 protein codes for MDISIIIVSYNTCELLKKCLETVYKAIKNLKAEIFVVDNASSDGSADMVESKFPEVILIRNQENLGFSKANNQALRICSARYVLLLNSDTEILGNALDVMVGFMDDHPEVGMINPKLVYPNMELQPFLSKVPSFWKGHFWWTIFWHTPLHFLFSKQYKDRMYIEKGMDYNKVSEVEWALGACMMVRKEVLEQVGLLDENFFFGGEDLDYSIRARRKGWLIYYVPIAVVKHYISGSSIKEYERRGIAIKKNEGMFYFCEKHHGLAYTILLRIIILVTNLIYLILRPIKIIISKDKKAEMDKFRYDLENIKCVFRFKKMIKNS; via the coding sequence ATGGATATTTCTATAATTATTGTTTCTTATAATACTTGTGAGCTTTTAAAAAAATGCTTAGAAACTGTTTATAAAGCCATAAAAAATCTAAAAGCAGAAATTTTTGTGGTTGACAATGCCTCATCTGATGGAAGTGCAGATATGGTTGAAAGTAAATTTCCTGAGGTTATTTTAATTCGAAATCAAGAAAATCTTGGCTTTTCCAAAGCAAACAATCAAGCTTTAAGAATTTGTAGTGCTCGCTATGTTTTGTTACTCAACTCTGATACAGAAATACTAGGAAATGCCTTGGATGTAATGGTCGGATTTATGGATGACCATCCAGAGGTAGGGATGATAAATCCCAAATTAGTATATCCTAATATGGAGCTTCAACCCTTTCTAAGCAAAGTGCCATCCTTTTGGAAAGGGCATTTCTGGTGGACAATCTTTTGGCATACACCACTACATTTTTTATTTAGCAAGCAATATAAAGATCGTATGTATATAGAAAAGGGGATGGATTATAACAAGGTGAGTGAAGTGGAATGGGCATTAGGTGCTTGCATGATGGTTAGAAAGGAAGTTTTAGAGCAAGTAGGGTTATTAGATGAAAATTTCTTTTTTGGTGGTGAAGATTTAGATTATAGTATTCGAGCGAGAAGAAAAGGATGGCTGATATACTATGTTCCTATAGCAGTAGTAAAACATTATATAAGCGGAAGTAGTATTAAAGAATATGAAAGAAGAGGAATAGCAATAAAAAAGAATGAAGGAATGTTCTATTTTTGTGAAAAACACCATGGTTTAGCCTATACAATTTTATTGAGGATTATCATCCTTGTTACTAATTTGATTTATCTCATACTACGTCCTATAAAAATTATTATATCTAAAGACAAAAAAGCTGAGATGGATAAGTTTCGCTACGATTTGGAGAATATAAAATGTGTCTTCCGTTTTAAAAAGATGATTAAAAATTCTTAG